The following coding sequences lie in one Terriglobia bacterium genomic window:
- a CDS encoding MFS transporter, whose protein sequence is MGDAESKILTRGRPEAAPEKPLFTPRFFLLASYSFVTFFTAFQLYPTMPFRILALGGSEGKAGLFLGLLTFASAFSAPFGGAIADRLGQRHILLVSSSAFFGLSFVFSFARSLWIILPSAFLFGVFWSALLAASFALMTDVIPSERRAEGIGYWGVASTLAIAISPSVGLATYNLLGWHWLCGGISMLCLGMLGISLGVQDKPHTHPSGRTLRGFFSEGFFEHRVFIVSIALFMYSFGYGGITSFVAIYAKDSGTRPVGIYFLVFAATMLFTRPFAGRVADQWGRRKILLPSLALIGVGETLLAISGAFWMLVASAIVFGFGFGSAYPIFAAMILDRIDSHRHGAAFGSILLAFDTGIGSGSVVTGLLVQHYGFHVAYGVAAILALFSIPYFLFTEKSLDADPGKSP, encoded by the coding sequence ATGGGCGACGCAGAATCGAAGATTTTGACGAGGGGGAGGCCGGAGGCAGCTCCTGAGAAACCGCTGTTTACCCCCCGGTTTTTTCTGTTGGCCTCCTATTCCTTCGTCACCTTCTTCACTGCATTTCAACTCTACCCGACGATGCCATTTCGGATTCTCGCCCTGGGAGGAAGCGAGGGGAAGGCCGGACTGTTTTTGGGGCTTCTTACTTTTGCCTCGGCATTTTCAGCACCGTTTGGTGGGGCCATAGCCGACCGTCTGGGTCAGCGGCACATCCTGCTGGTCTCGAGTTCCGCTTTCTTTGGCTTGAGTTTTGTTTTTTCTTTTGCCCGGAGTCTGTGGATCATCCTGCCCTCCGCTTTTTTGTTCGGCGTTTTCTGGAGCGCCCTGCTGGCGGCATCATTTGCCTTGATGACGGACGTGATTCCGTCGGAACGACGCGCTGAGGGGATCGGGTACTGGGGGGTAGCCAGCACGCTGGCCATCGCCATTTCTCCATCGGTGGGACTGGCCACTTATAACCTGCTGGGATGGCACTGGTTGTGTGGAGGAATCAGCATGCTCTGCCTGGGCATGCTGGGGATCTCCTTAGGCGTTCAGGATAAACCGCACACCCATCCCAGCGGCCGGACCTTGAGAGGGTTCTTTTCCGAAGGGTTTTTCGAGCACCGGGTCTTCATCGTTTCTATTGCCTTGTTCATGTATTCCTTTGGTTATGGTGGAATCACCAGCTTCGTGGCGATTTATGCAAAAGATTCCGGCACCCGGCCGGTGGGAATCTACTTCCTGGTTTTTGCCGCGACCATGCTTTTCACGCGTCCCTTTGCCGGCAGGGTCGCCGATCAGTGGGGGCGAAGGAAAATCCTGCTGCCGAGCCTCGCCCTGATTGGTGTGGGCGAGACGCTACTGGCCATTTCAGGGGCTTTCTGGATGCTGGTGGCTTCGGCTATTGTCTTCGGCTTCGGGTTCGGTTCCGCTTATCCCATCTTTGCCGCCATGATCCTCGATCGAATCGACTCCCACCGGCATGGAGCCGCCTTCGGATCCATTTTACTTGCGTTCGATACGGGGATTGGTTCCGGTTCCGTCGTGACCGGTCTCCTGGTGCAGCACTATGGATTCCATGTCGCTTACGGGGTTGCCGCCATCCTGGCCCTTTTTTCCATCCCTTATTTTCTTTTTACAGAAAAATCGTTGGATGCCGATCCTGGCAAATCGCCTTGA